The stretch of DNA GTTGTCGAcatcattttgcattttcagtgCAGGAAAAATGCGTTTGTGACTGATAGAAAGAGACAgggtgtgagagagagaaagaataaTATTGGAATGAGCTGCGCTACAGGTGTGGTAGAGCCTTATTTTTTGTGATTCTCTCTAGCAAAGGCGTTTATCACTTTAGCGGCAAACTGTTTTAATGCCCAATTTCGACGTCCGCCTTGAGACGCCTTGGCAtgtgatgtatgtatgtacatatgtatgtgtgtatgtacatatgtgcttTGGCTTTCTTGAGGTGTTGACGTCTACatgttgcattttaattttaatttcggtTCTCTATTCTGCGTTCTTTGGTTCGTTCTTCAGGGCTTACCACTCCACATGCCTCGCCGGCACAGGCACCGTCACCGCCACATAAATAAGTTTtacaacaagcagcaacaagcccGTTGTCCGGTTGCCAGTAGCTGCGGTGAAGTTATGCGCAcgatctacatatgtatatatttggACGCACACTCAGCTGGCTATGGTGGCCTTAGCCATGGCGAATTGTAGCCCTACTGGCTTGCTGCACCGGCGGTCCCATCGCAAAAGATATAAAGTCGTCTGCCACTCTCTAACTCTCCAGTGGCCTCGTGTCTTATACATACTTCAGTTCGATTTGTGTTGACCCAcattaaaagaaaacttgaTGAGCAGAAAATCAAGTATACGCAGGAAATATCTTAGAAATTGTCATTTGATCTTCGTTGACCTACATTTGTAATGGAATAATTTTACTTGCATATTAATGGGATTAGTTTTTAGAGGTGTAAACATCTTTGCGAAAATTCTGGATTTTCTTAGCTTGAATTTTCTGGgatttaaaatacatttagaCCATTTATATAAGAGTAAAAGGTACTCGAAAGTAGAAGTAcatttgtaacgcacagactGAAACGTTTCGgactccataaagtatacatattattgatcagcatcaatagccgagtcgatagaggcTGTCTGCCCATCCGCCTGTCCGTCCTGCTGAGCGCCTAGTTCTCAGAGGCCATAAGAGCTacagcaaccaaattttgcctcTACTTTGCCTTTTACTATACTTTCACTTTTATACAAGTGCATTTTAAAATTCCGCCCCCACAAATAGAGATATCCACAGATCAGATCCCCGAATAAGGATGAtattgaatcattattatagccagaatggcACACTCTGAGTCTGTCGGAGGGCGGTGAGCATCACCGGAGGGCGTGtaggtgtgagaagtgatgtagatgaccgatgtagaaaaaatgtaaaatataaaattggaaaaaaaacataaatgtaCTGACTGAGAACCAGGTATGAAAGATGTGACGAGTAAAAACGCTTCTAACAACATTCGTATTGTATTaccacaaacaaatttatctaaaattaaatatgaaagtGTTTTAATATGACACATTATACAAAACTTTatagcatacatacatacatatgtacatatgtatgtttgtagtTCTTATCAGACACTCAACTTGGAAAACAATCTGGAAGCAAGACGTGTTCATTCGAATGgaatgccaataaaaatattatattcaAAGAAGATCCACCGCTGAAACCCAATTATATCCCAttcccaaaaaatataagaaatacattttaatttgtgtttgattttttgtttgctttgtattttgtttaagATTATTTTGTAAAGCTCTTGTTTTCTATCACAATATCTTATGATCTAATGGAAGCGCTGGATCGCCGAATTGAGATTGATTTTCCTGCTGAGTTCGATGCGTGGAGGAGTTCCAGCCACTGATACTGATATCACAATGTTGTACTCGTTTTAAAGCTGATAATTGATAGTTCGAAGGATCACCCTTGAAGCTGGCCTGATGCTTAAGCCTGTGCCCAACGATCCTGGAACTGCATGGAATAGCAGAAGGCTGGCTCAACGCTGGCAACAGGCTGCAGGTTGGTGGTCCAGAAGAATGTACCAGCCTGGGTGCGTGCAAAGCGTACGGGAACATAgatgtcctcctcctccgtctccTCATCGATTATCTTGATCTCCTGAGAGTGGTGTGCCATTTGAGCGAGTTTCTCATTGGCGGAATTCTCATCGATTTCAGCATAGTACGCCTCCTCTACTTGGGCATTGCGTAGATTCTCATTCGACTCGAGGGACTCCAGCGaatggtggtgctggtggcgatacttctgctgttgcttcttgaAGATGGTCTTCAGGACATTCTTGATGCTGTAGCTGGTCTTCATTTTGTTACTGTTTTTGGCAGCAGGTACGACAACTATTTGTTGGCACATTTTTTCGAAAagatttttagttttatgtgTGTTGCTCGAAGCGCTGACGTTGTCAGAATGATTTCCAAAACGGCAGTGGAACGACTTTTATAGCCGGCTCGGTGCTAGCGctggaaatgcatttcctgTGCGCTCACAGCGAGATACCAAACTCGAAGGGaaacagccagagagacagagagagagggagaacgaaCCCCTCCGACAGACACGCGTACGTGGTACgcaccagaaacaacaaccacagcacaTGCAGGCAGCCCGAGGAACGAACAACGCAAACAGAGCAACGGAGTGGCCCCCCACCACGATTCCGACTACGACTTCGACCCTACCACGGTTCAAGCGTATCGTACCTCACCCTCATTGAAGCGACGAAGACAGCAGATAATCGGgtggggagagagatagagagcgagagcgagagtgagagtgagcgCGATCCGAGAACCTGAAATACGATGCTAGCTAAGAGCATAAAGGAGcaagagtagcagcagcagcaggagtaacAGTTGAAGAAGGttcagcaggagcaggtaGTCGGCCACAAGCCTGCAGCTCTGTGGAGGAAGTCTTGTGGGctagagagagggggagaaaaacagaaagagagcgactgcagcaaaggaaaggaaacaaacccctacaacaaaactgcaactgcccGAAGGAACGAAGACTCCTCAGAGTGTGAGAAACAATTTTATGTCGGCCTCAAATTTTTTAGGAAACGTATTCAAGTGCCCTCAAGGAATCCCAAAAGTAAGCAGAGCAAAAAaccacatacacagacacacacacacgcacacacacatggacaaaGGGCAGGTGTTCCTTCGTAAAATTTCTCACGACCGAAGGAAGCCTAAGGATCAACGACGGGAATCTCGCATGGCAAAAGGAGTTGCAAATTGTATTCCTAATGGGCAATCAACATAAAGACTAAGAAGGGGACCCATACTCCGGCTCTCGATTCTGGACTGTTCGTGTCTGAGTTCGAGAACGGGACCCCAAGACCATTCCCACGCATTCCCACGCATTCCCACACATTTTTGTCCTGGTTCTGGTTACCATCGACTGAAAGGAATGGTAAAACGGGGGGTTGAAGTCTTCTATTTGTATAGGCATCTCGAATCACTTGTTTTCGTATTTTGATTTTCAACTTTCCCACAGGGCTGTCTAaatccaccaccaccatcgaACACCTAACACCACTAAATCATCGATGCAATAAAAGACGGGGATTTGCCACTTGTCTTCGATTTCACTTCCTCCCTTGGAGTGCGAAAGGGATCGACTGAAATGAGGCACACAGTTTTACCGTAtagatattttaattaatttattttgtttcggTCCGATTGTGCTGAATCTTTGGGATCTTTGTGCTGAGAGACCATACTTTGAGATACATTTTAATGACTCGATAGGAGTGGAGGAGTTGGCTCTTCTTTATGGTTGGAATCTTCTTCATAGTAGGGACTTTTTTATGGTATTTTACTTACATATCTGTGCGCGGCTAATGGCTGGAACAGATTGGGACCCCCGTCAAGAGTAGCTGGCAatgttgaaaatgtttgaaatcaGCATCTAAAGTGCTTGAGGCAAAGGAGAGGCTCTGCTTTGCTCAGCTTATCAAAAGTTTTGCGGGGGTCTCCTGTCAAGGGGACATTAAAAGTTTACACTTTGAAGGGTTATGATGCATCTACGTTCGGCTGAAatgctgttgttcctgctgctgatggtaacatgatatatgtatgtatgtatgtatgtatgtatatgtacatatgtacatatacatggcatgtatgtgcatacatatgtacatatgtatatctatggGCTGCTAATGGGAGTGaaactgggactggcacttgGAACTGCAGTAGGAGGTGTGTCGGGCCTTTTACACATGTGATCTCCGTACAGAGAggggaatggagtggagtatatgtatatatgtacatatgtcggcatcccagcagcagcagccccacagTCTCGCTTTGGCGGAAGACAAactggtttttggtttcttcggtttttttatctttacatacacatacatatgtacatctgtacatacacCACAAAGGATGCCAAAGCCAGATTGGATACACATACTGGCATGGCATGCACTCTCCACATACTTATAGCTCGGGTATGACGAACAAATGTGTAAAACGTCAAAAACAAGATctaaaaaaagcaacaaaaaagagttgaaaaaaaacaaaagcgtcAACCGCATCCCAAATatcgaccagcagcagcgcactaTGTGgaatttgaccactttttctAGACAAAAGCCACTTTTAGTAcctaaaataatatatttttaaccgcaatatactatgtacatatacgaaAAACCTTGATCTTCAAAGTTAGTCCAAAATTTAAAGGAGCTTACCACTGTTAAGTTAGTAGCTTTTTATCAGGGCTGTGCTAGCGTGATGCAAGCTCTGTTAATACTTACGAAAATGATTTCTTACACTTTAAAACTAAACAGTTTAAGTTCAATTTTTACTACGCAGTCTTTGACCAGAGAAAATGGTCCCTATAGTTTGCGTAATCGTTAGACGTTTAACATGTTTacatttacaacaaaaatgtgtctTTGAAGAGGCTTAAAAGTGTCTGACAGGACCAGGAAGCATTCTTAAAGTATATTGTAGGGAATTCAATTCTTGTTTAAATGTAAGTCACCTTTTCTTAATAGTCTTTGCGTCTtcgtatatattttaattttccagaTATTTCCTATGGTTTGAAATTTCGGAGTAGTTTGCATGGTGAAATTCAGTGACCAAGTAAATTGTAGAAGAGGATGCCAATTTTCATTGCgtttatttgtaaaatatcATGGAAAGCTTGGAAATAATtaaagaacgagaagggacgtgtgggacgcttcttacgcgtcacaacttttatagcCGGTACTCAGTaaaacatctgtaccttagcggtttttatcaaattatcattttttttttcatctgtcatctacatctacaacacttgtCACGACAACACGTAttacattctctcattcacactctctGCAGTgagcggcctctgcctctgcagtgcctctgcagactgtaggggaggggggcgagctaaaggagcgtgttggcgtgataa from Drosophila subobscura isolate 14011-0131.10 chromosome O, UCBerk_Dsub_1.0, whole genome shotgun sequence encodes:
- the LOC117896552 gene encoding enhancer of split malpha protein, giving the protein MCQQIVVVPAAKNSNKMKTSYSIKNVLKTIFKKQQQKYRHQHHHSLESLESNENLRNAQVEEAYYAEIDENSANEKLAQMAHHSQEIKIIDEETEEEDIYVPVRFARTQAGTFFWTTNLQPVASVEPAFCYSMQFQDRWAQA